The DNA window GACACTTCATCAGCTTTAATGCTGTCTCCTTCAGTAATATGGACATGATATtaggagagtttttttttttaaatctgcacaATCATTTCCAACTCAGTTAGCTTCTCCCCATCTTTAAGACATACAGTAGTTGAATTTGCTCATCACCATCACATTGCTGTGTTGGGTAGTTCTGCATTTGGTAGTTTTTCCTCCCCATCACTTGAAGATTCCATCTCAGACCTTGTCCCTTCATTGTCAGCAGATGATACAGTAGTCACTGGACCAATTCCCAGCCTTGATTTCTCTATGGGAATCACAGTGACATTTTGATCAAGGGGAGGAGATTTGAAAGTTAAGTAATTGAGGAAGGAGATGATCCCTAGGGGAAGAGAAGAATTTGAGGTGAGTTTCAATAGACATACGGTCTtctggcttttaaaattcttacttatcctttaaatactttaaatcaGTTCAAAAGGTCTCTTTTCAGTGAAGTCAACCCACCTCTCCCACAGCAGAGTTACTTTACCCTTGTTGTGTGCTCCCATTTCATTACAGTGTTTCTCACATGGTTAGGACAAAGCTTGAACCTCTTGGGTTCAAATCATAGATCCACTACTTTCTGTGTGGTATTAAGCAAGTCACTCAACTTGTCTGTGGCTCAATTAGTGGCACAACAGATTACTAATTCTAAGTTTTCGGTTTCATACCATACCGCCTCTCAATGTATGAATGTTCTAAACAGGAACAGTCGGTGCTTCTATTTCTCCTAGATTCTACCTCTATTTCAAGAAGTGCTTTCCCCTTCCATCCTTCTAGTATAAGGCAGGACTCACCAGAAAACATGTATAAGAAGCCACTACACCAACTAAGATAATAGGCCCAGAGGAGATCTGACTCCATGGCATCCCTGGTGTGCCAGTGAACCTGTGCCAGAAATAGGATGAGGCAGAAGAGCAAGCAGATGGCTAGGACCAGAAGAAAAGATGTCACAACCCATCAGTGTCTTCAGTCTGTCTTGActaccacccccacctcctctttgGCTTCCAGATGCCATATGTATGGCAGGATCAAATGTGGAGATTGACCAAGATGGGGAAGAAACGGGGGCTTATACCTCTCCCCTAGCAAAAGTCACCTCAAATGTGTTTTATACAACAAGACAGGGTAGGTACCTGGCAACTTGATGTCATattgaagaagagaaaaggggCACGAAAAAGAAGGTGAAAGCCCCACAGAGAAACTTTGTTCCCTTGACAATTTTACCCCGGCATCACCCTGCCAGTCTGCATTTGTACCTGAGATGAAGCTGAGCATGGATACCTTCAGATCCAAGTTGGTGGTCATGCTTCCTCTTCTAGGGAGGCAAGAGCTTAAGAGCCAGCCGAGACCAATTAGTATGGTgagg is part of the Desmodus rotundus isolate HL8 chromosome 7, HLdesRot8A.1, whole genome shotgun sequence genome and encodes:
- the TMEM202 gene encoding transmembrane protein 202; the protein is MERREPLVLTFYSPEVPKLKGNRKYQRPTLPTNKHPSASMPPQRRQQHVDQTHTYIRTFCGSLCGFSLLMLLCVSPLNWVQFLVIKNGLQLYSGLWISCTHELCWSHTPKPPYYLQYSRAFFLISFLTILIGLGWLLSSCLPRRGSMTTNLDLKVSMLSFISAICLLFCLILFLAQVHWHTRDAMESDLLWAYYLSWCSGFLYMFSGIISFLNYLTFKSPPLDQNVTVIPIEKSRLGIGPVTTVSSADNEGTRSEMESSSDGEEKLPNAELPNTAM